From Aspergillus fumigatus Af293 chromosome 3, whole genome shotgun sequence, a single genomic window includes:
- a CDS encoding acetolactate synthase catalytic subunit: MLSPKSDSSLGLFWASFPTEFRVQQFHLLSSLQTLHFSLILAWQSSAIKMMPLRPSKSVLRSFHYQKYIAAGGRPFTCSSVAGTVSPHRFSAQKRNQSTATATASNSRPIPSPAFNQEPHRNEVSPLQNRHLPELDDSFVGLSGGQIFHEMMLRLGVKHIFGYPGGAILPVFDAIYNSKHFDFVLPRHEQGAGHMAEGYARASGKPGVVLVTSGPGATNVITPMQDALSDGTPMVVFCGQVPTSSIGTDSFQEADVVGISRACTKWNVMVKSVAELPRRIQEAFEIATSGRPGPVLVDLPKDITAGILRKPIPMNSTIPSLPSAATMAARELSMKQLESSIDRVARLVNIAQKPVLYVGQGLLARPDGPKVLKELADKACIPVTTTLQGLGGFDELDPKALHMLGMHGSAYANMAMQEADLIIAVGARFDDRVTGNLSKFAPQAKLAASEKRGGIVHFEIMPKNINKVVQANEAVEGDCAENIRLLLPHVKPVSERPEWFAQINDWKARFPFSLYEKQSPEGPIKPQALIEKLSDLTAPIKDRTIITTGVGQHQMWAAQHFRWRHPRTMITSGGLGTMGYGLPAAIGAKVARPDCLVIDIDGDASFNMTLTELTTAAQFNIGVKVLLLNNEEQGMVTQWQNLFYEDRYSHTHQKNPDFVPMARSMGVAAERCTKPSEVEEKLKWLIESDGPALLEVFTDRKVPVLPMVPAGSALHEFLVYDEAKEKERKALLRSRTAPEYLHK; encoded by the exons ATGCTCTCCCCGAAGTCTGACTCTTCACTCGGCCTCTTTTGGGCGTCTTTCCCTACTGAATTTCGGGTCCAGCAATTCcatctcctctcctctctccaAACCCTCCATTTCTCTCTTATTTTGGCCTGGCAGTCATCCGCCATCAAGATGATGCCTTTAAGACCATCAAAGAGCGTTCTGCGCTCTTTCCACTACCAGAAGTACATTGCTGCTGGTGGAAGACCGTTTACCTGTTCGTCCGTTGCCGGTACAGTTTCGCCCCACCGCTTTTCTGCTCAAAAGCGCAACCAGAGTACTGCAACAGCTACGGCTTC AAACTCAAGGCCTATTCCAAGTCCCGCCTTCAACCAGGAGCCTCATCGCAATGAAGTTTCACCTCTGCAAAATCGGCACCTACCCGAGCTGGACGACTC GTTTGTCGGTCTTAGTGGTGGGCAGATCTTCCACGAGATGATGCTCCGACTTGGTGTTAAGCACATCT TTGGCTACCCCGGTGGTGCCATTCTCCCCGTGTTCGATGCCATCTACAACTCTAAGCACTTTGACTTCGTTCTCCCTCGCCATGAACAGGGTGCCGGACATATGGCCGAAGGTTACGCACGTGCTTCTGGCAAACCCGGTGTCGTCCTCGTTACTTCCGGACCAGGAGCCACCAATGTCATTACACCTATGCAGGACGCTCTTTCTGACGGTACCCCAATGGTTGTTTTCTGTGGTCAGGTTCCCACTAGCTCGATCGGTACCGATTCTTTCCAGGAGGCCGATGTCGTCGGTATCTCGAGAGCCTGTACCAAATGGAATGTTATGGTTAAGTCCGTTGCGGAGCTCCCTCGTCGGATCCAGGAGGCTTTCGAGATTGCAACCAGCGGTCGCCCGGGACCAGTTCTGGTCGATCTCCCCAAGGACATCACCGCTGGCATCCTTCGCAAGCCCATTCCCATGAATAGCACTATCCCTTCCCTCCCGAGTGCTGCTACGATGGCTGCTCGTGAGCTCAGCATGAAGCAGCTCGAGAGCAGCATTGACCGTGTCGCCCGCCTCGTTAACATCGCCCAGAAGCCCGTTTTGTATGTCGGGCAGGGTCTTCTCGCTCGCCCAGATGGTCCCAAAGTGCTGAAGGAATTGGCGGACAAGGCCTGCATTCCTGTCACTACGACTCTGCAGGGTCTCGGAGGCTTTGATGAACTTGACCCCAAGGCTCTTCACATGCTGGGAATGCACGGATCTGCCTACGCCAACATGGCTATGCAGGAAGCCGATTTGATCATTGCCGTTGGCGCCCGTTTTGACGATCGTGTGACCGGTAACCTCTCCAAGTTTGCTCCTCAGGCCAAGTTGGCTGCATCTGAGAAACGTGGTGGAATCGTCCACTTCGAAATCATGCCCAAGAACATCAACAAGGTCGTTCAGGCCAACGAGGCTGTGGAGGGCGATTGTGCCGAGAACATCCGCCTCCTGCTTCCCCATGTCAAGCCGGTCTCTGAAAGACCAGAATGGTTTGCTCAGATCAATGACTGGAAAGCCCGCTTCCCCTTTTCTCTGTACGAGAAGCAGAGCCCGGAGGGCCCCATCAAGCCCCAGGCCTTGATTGAGAAACTCAGCGATCTCACTGCCCCCATCAAAGACCGCACCATCATCACTACCGGTGTCGGTCAGCATCAGATGTGGGCTGCCCAGCACTTCCGTTGGCGCCATCCCCGCACCATGATTACCTCTGGTGGTCTCGGTACCATGGGATACGGCCTTCCCGCTGCTATCGGCGCCAAGGTCGCACGCCCCGATTGCCTCGTCATTGATATCGATGGTGACGCTTCGTTCAACATGACTCTTACTGAACTTACCACGGCTGCTCAGTTCAACATCGGCGTCAAGGTCCTCCTTCTGAACAACGAAGAGCAGGGCATGGTGACACAATGGCAGAACCTGTTTTACGAGGACCGGTACTCGCATACCCACCAGAAGAACCCTGACTTTGTGCCCATGGCTCGGTCTATGGGTGTCGCTGCTGAGCGCTGCACTAAGCCTTCtgaggtggaggagaagctgaagtgGCTGATCGAGAGCGATGGTCCCGCTCTGCTTGAGGTCTTCACTGACCGCAAGGTGCCCGTGCTCCCCATGGTTCCCGCCGGTAGCGCCCTGCACGAGTTCCTGGTCTATGATgaagccaaggagaaggagagaaaggccCTCCTGAGAAGCAGAACCGCCCCCGAGTACCTTCACAAGTGA